GTTTTTGTTTTCTATATGAGTTCTATGACAGGTCAACAGTGCCATCTGCAGGATCTGTGTTCACGTACAAAAATCATTTCCCATTTAACTAAAGAGTTAGACACTGTACATTTAAAGGTGTCATATGGCTTGGTAAAGGTATTATTTAATGATGCcaagaaatgtgtgtaaaatgtgtgtgtgtttattaaataTCCAGAAAAACTaaaaggccacttcagtttctgaatcaaaaataaaaaaatattgtaatttggagcatttattacAGATTTAGGAGTTCGGAAATCTATAATTCGTGGAATAAcccgggtttttaatcacattttcatgcatcttggcatgttctcctccaccagccttacacactgcttttggataactttatgacactcctggtgcaaaagcagtttagtttgctttgatggattgtgatcattttTCTTTctcgtgattatattccataggttttcaatttggtaaaatcgaagaaagcttttcatttttaagtgatctcttatttttttccagagctgtatttaaaaatgtatgaaaatggcAAAACAAAAGTTATTTATCTGAAGCTACTGTAGTGTAATTGTTTGAAAAAccttttaaaacaaaacaatataatttacatttattttacatataatgaAATACATGCAAACTCTGGTCTATATGCACAAATGAATACAGTCAGAAAAAATCTGTAATTCAGATGGTGGTGGGCCAATCAGAATCTCCATTTTGGGGAGGGGTGGGACTTTGGGACTGGCAGCTCATTACTGTTTTTACTGCTGATATTAATATACTAATTAATACAGATTTAGGTCAGATTGAAAGTTATTAAATGTCCAtgaagaatatttttttatttttttttgttgagttgtGAGAATGAAGAAAATTGGAAACCAGCAAAGGGCAATTTTCCCATACAGGGATTATGCTAGTCCTATTCTTGACTATTCTTAATCCCTGTCCGGGAAATGTCCCCCTAGGGTttgatgttagattagcattggATTATGATACAACCACATTTTTAAACAGATAATCATCACTAATCtgtatcaaaatacatttttaaaaggtaACCCTCCCAACCTTTGCAACATTCACTCCCTACAGTGAATTAAAGTAAATaacttttattgtattattgggctaaaatgctaacagATATTAATAACATAGCTAAAAACGCTCATATCTAACGATGAGTTGTCCAAACTTTGACATGGCTAGGATGTATTGTTCCTTTTTAATTTGGATATATAGAGAATTATGAAGTAAGATTGACCGTGTAAACGGCAAGGCATCAAGTCAGCATTTCATGAGTTTCAGGCACACATTGCCATGCTAATCAAGGACAAGTATATATTTATTCCTTTTATTGAATcttatatattactttttatCTTAATATATTAACTAAGCCAGTGTTTCTCAGTCCTGAACCTTGAGCCACCCAGTCCTCCACATTTGCTgttaacacacctgattcaactaatagCATAACGTTACCAAAACACCCTGTTTAAGATAGTTACTATAAGCAGTACAGTGAACTGCAGACTTTTTTTCTATATCTGGATATGTGTGGACCAACAGCTTGTCTTTGGGGACTATTACTTGTACTAAGCCCtgcttgtattttaatatttcctGTTAACAGGCTTTAGACCCAAAATCTTCTCAAAACTCTGGTAAAACTGTGTCTTGACCATCAGGTAGTGTATTCATAACCTTATGGTGTGATAAATGAGTTTTTAGAGGTTCAAAAATCTACAggctttatttacattaatttccCCCTCCCCCATTTAACCAACTATTTTTAACTAGATATATAAACCCAGTTCCGCAATTCTGCCTGGGCATCTGTGTGCTAGTCAAAACACTTTATTAATCTAAAGTTAGCATTAACCATTTTAGAAGATAAGTTATGAGGACAAAAGGGCTAAATTGGGAAGAAAGGATTGTTATGAAAAGGTTACAAGAAACAATGAAAAACTAGACGTATGAACACCTGCATGCCTCCAATATCTACCTCAGTAATTAATTAAAGTGGTTACAAATACACTGGCTAAAACAGAATACACTGAAGTAGCAGTACTTTTGAGGTTGTTTTGTTCAAAGTCCATCATGCTACTGATATGACAAAAGctataattaaaatgttattttctatgATTACGTATACACTTGTGAAAAGTTCTGGATCTATTTTCAGTGGCAATAGGAACAGAACTGCGAAAGCAGATAATAAATATCTAACCTTCTCACTGCTTGTGAAAATGACAAAGTTATGTTGTACTTAATGAGTGTGTGTAAAATCACGTCACACGTGTGACTCAAGACTGCTCTCTAGTGACCAAAATCAGTgacaaatataatttattacttAGTTGAATAAAACACACAGCACAATTCGAAGACAGACAAATTCATACAGAAtgtacattctttaaaaaaaaaaaatactcactaTATACAAACACTTAAACAGGTTTACAGTCCAAGGCTAATAATAGAAACAATCTTTTCTTCTTGCCAagtgcaaaatgttttttttaaataacctgtTCACCCAGTTAATATTCTACATATTCTATCTCAGTGGTCCCTCATCCCAATACCCGAACATTTCCTGAGAGGCATAGGTCATGTAAAGGAAGCCATCTTCATCTTTATGGTCTTTGTAAAGCTGCGCCATAGTCAGGGACATGCTGGCGATACCAGAGTTGTTGATGAGCAAGTAGAAGGCCTGGCTCGGCATTAAGGTCATGCGGTTTCTGAAAAACAGAAAAGCAACTTATAATGCAGATGTGCAAATGAACCAAGTGCATTAATgaactcaaaaaaataaaaataaaatacattttcttggGTTGGTCAAAAATCTTGAGTTAACATTGAGAAGCTGGTACAAGATAGTGGGCAACCTATTAATCTACTGTGCTGTTAAATTCTGTGTCAATACCAAATAAGTGCACGTTAATAATCTAGGAATTTAATgatggttaaataaataaataaataaaatcccttAGCATATTATAGATTGTTAGAATGTTAAAATCCTTTCAAACTAATAATTTTCCTCCTTAGATGCAAAAAATAGGGAGAAAATGAAAGGGGGAAAAAACCTAGAAAAAATTGACTCAGATCATTGAGgggagagagaaaataaataaaaataagaaaacactttaTTAATTTGAATTGCTCATTTTGCACATATTTTCAGCTTTATTCCTAACCAACCTGCAAACAGACTAAAGAGAAGCGATCTTCAAATAATGGAACTAGCTACTGAAAACTTTTTTCCTCTAGTTTTTTCTATTTTCAAAATTTGAACTGTTAGACATTACACTGACTCACATCTTTGACAAAATCCTACTTTAGTAATTTGGATTGCTCATTTTgcagtttttttcagatttattccTAACCAACCTGCAGACAGAATAAATAGAAATTATCTTTAACAAATGGAATTGCAATTATTCTTACATTTAAGTACTGTTCTGCGCAAATACTGTAGATAcaactacaaaaaataaataaataaaatagcagaaatgaaaaactagaaAATGGATAAAAACCTCAAAGCCTTCACCAAATTAAATAGAAAACAGTATATAAAAGCCTTAGCCAATTTTTCTATTTTCAAGTTATCTGAAATTTTAGTTGTTAGACATTACACTGACCCAGATCATTGACAAAACCCCTCTTTAGTAATTTGGATTGCTCATTTATCATTttccacacttttcagatttattCCTAACAAACCTGCAaacaaaaacctaaagaaaaattCTTTAAATAATGGAATGATCAGCTTCTTAAAGTTAAGCTACAAGCATTGCTCTGTACAAATATTGTAGATACAACTACCAGAAGAGTAAAAGTTAAGGTTTAAATAGTCTAGTTTCAGTACAATAGGAAAAACTGAAAAGCAAACCCACCTAATTATGGTCACAAACTGGGTCATGGTTAGCTCTTGTGGGACGAGAAACTTGGTTTTATCCAGAGGAGGCAGATATTTCTCTCTGTTGTAGCGTTCAATTATCACCTGCACAGCAGCACAACAGCACAGTAGAAGTTTACACAGAGTTTTACACAGTttctacaaagaaaaaaacaaaacacacagtatAACCCAGCCAGCAGCTAGCTCTCTAGAAGTGCGAAGTTTACTGAGATCTTACCGGGACTTTGGTTGGAAACTTGGACCGGATTCCTGCCACCTCCTGCTTTCTCGTTGCTGCTTGTTTACAGAAACAGAGGTAAAGATGGTTAAACGCTTCAGTAAAGCGCTGTAGGCGGTAAAGTGAGGTGTGAAAATACCTTTACCGAAACTCTTCCTCTGTTTGAAGGGCTTGGGGTGCTGGGTTTTCTCAAACGGAGGCATGCTGGACGCTGAGTGTCTCCCCACGGATTTCCCACGGCCTCTGACCCGCTCGGCCTGATTGCTCACGATGCTCAGCTAACTCATATTAAATAGCGCCCGGTGTGATGACGTAACCGGGCCTGATCCTTCCCATGCTGCTCCTCAAGAATTACCAGAAGAAAAACACAAATCGGGGCATTTTACTGCCATTCCTGTGAGTACTGTAAAAAATATGCAGCCAATACGAGCATAACTCAAAGTTCAAAACAGGtccagacagaaaaacagaaaagcaacGGTCAGTGTAacgattattattaattacattttctgaccgttttatgctaaatgcaaaaatagaaaactggatgaaaaaacatttttttttaatgtagtgcagtgtacaggaaattttttttttcatatctgcccctcacaatcggaatttcacggaaaatgaaaaaaatatatatattctttat
The DNA window shown above is from Astyanax mexicanus isolate ESR-SI-001 chromosome 16, AstMex3_surface, whole genome shotgun sequence and carries:
- the map1lc3c gene encoding microtubule-associated proteins 1A/1B light chain 3C isoform X3, giving the protein MPPFEKTQHPKPFKQRKSFAATRKQEVAGIRSKFPTKVPVIIERYNREKYLPPLDKTKFLVPQELTMTQFVTIIRNRMTLMPSQAFYLLINNSGIASMSLTMAQLYKDHKDEDGFLYMTYASQEMFGYWDEGPLR
- the map1lc3c gene encoding microtubule-associated proteins 1A/1B light chain 3C isoform X4, producing the protein MPPFEKTQHPKPFKQRKSFATRKQEVAGIRSKFPTKVPVIIERYNREKYLPPLDKTKFLVPQELTMTQFVTIIRNRMTLMPSQAFYLLINNSGIASMSLTMAQLYKDHKDEDGFLYMTYASQEMFGYWDEGPLR
- the map1lc3c gene encoding microtubule-associated proteins 1A/1B light chain 3C isoform X2; the encoded protein is MPPFEKTQHPKPFKQRKSFGKATRKQEVAGIRSKFPTKVPVIIERYNREKYLPPLDKTKFLVPQELTMTQFVTIIRNRMTLMPSQAFYLLINNSGIASMSLTMAQLYKDHKDEDGFLYMTYASQEMFGYWDEGPLR
- the map1lc3c gene encoding microtubule-associated proteins 1A/1B light chain 3C isoform X1 codes for the protein MPPFEKTQHPKPFKQRKSFGKAATRKQEVAGIRSKFPTKVPVIIERYNREKYLPPLDKTKFLVPQELTMTQFVTIIRNRMTLMPSQAFYLLINNSGIASMSLTMAQLYKDHKDEDGFLYMTYASQEMFGYWDEGPLR